A window of Haloarcula sp. H-GB4 contains these coding sequences:
- a CDS encoding glycosyltransferase family 4 protein, with amino-acid sequence MPPNVLMLGWGFPPNITGGLDTAIGELFEQLEPRDDVEFELVLPAEYAPPDRDGIHGVSTGSGDIITRIGRLAGEFADKAADADIIHTNDWFGYNPGSRAKSSHDVEWISTFHSLSADRNVTPPQREVETEQRVANRSDHVVAVSKFTQRRIREQYDADSTVIYNGFSSVEPTGRDIKAELGIDGKMLFFVGRHTDQKGLSYLLYALSKLGRDDVSLVLGGSGHLTEQLERFAELLGVEDRVYFPGYLPQSELGDYYNSADLFVSPSLAEPFGITIVEALSVGTRVVACESGAAELLNEDCVIEVEPDSDSIAGGIEHALSLSTPIEYDVRTWGEVADEHVEFYHEVLDEA; translated from the coding sequence ATGCCACCGAACGTTCTGATGCTTGGCTGGGGGTTCCCACCCAACATCACCGGCGGGCTTGATACCGCTATCGGGGAGCTGTTCGAACAGCTCGAACCGAGAGACGACGTCGAGTTCGAGCTGGTGTTGCCCGCGGAGTACGCGCCGCCGGACCGCGACGGGATCCACGGCGTCTCAACGGGAAGCGGTGACATTATCACCCGCATTGGTCGGCTGGCTGGAGAGTTTGCCGACAAAGCGGCCGACGCCGACATCATCCACACGAACGACTGGTTCGGCTACAACCCCGGCTCGCGGGCTAAATCGTCACACGATGTGGAGTGGATTTCGACGTTTCACTCGCTATCGGCGGACCGGAACGTGACGCCACCACAGCGTGAGGTCGAAACAGAGCAGCGGGTCGCCAACCGCTCAGACCACGTCGTCGCGGTGAGCAAGTTCACACAGCGGCGGATTCGCGAGCAGTACGACGCAGACTCGACGGTCATCTACAACGGGTTCTCGTCGGTGGAGCCGACGGGCCGAGACATCAAGGCGGAGCTGGGTATCGACGGGAAGATGCTGTTTTTCGTCGGTCGACACACCGACCAGAAGGGGCTGTCGTACCTGCTGTACGCGCTCTCAAAGCTCGGTCGGGACGACGTGAGCCTCGTACTCGGCGGCTCGGGTCACCTCACCGAACAGCTCGAACGGTTCGCGGAGCTGCTGGGAGTCGAGGACCGTGTCTACTTCCCGGGGTATCTCCCCCAGTCGGAACTCGGGGACTACTACAACAGCGCCGACTTGTTCGTCTCGCCGTCGCTGGCGGAGCCGTTCGGCATCACCATCGTCGAAGCGCTGTCGGTCGGGACGCGCGTCGTCGCTTGCGAGAGCGGAGCCGCGGAACTTCTCAACGAAGACTGCGTCATCGAGGTCGAGCCCGATTCGGACTCCATCGCTGGGGGAATTGAGCACGCGCTATCGCTGTCGACGCCGATTGAGTACGATGTTCGAACCTGGGGCGAAGTCGCTGACGAGCACGTTGAGTTCTACCACGAAGTTCTGGATGAAGCCTGA
- a CDS encoding sugar phosphate nucleotidyltransferase → MDAIVLAGGYATRLWPITRRRPKMLLPVGETTVIDGVLQSLEDDERIGTTYLSTNEAFADEFEAHIDEMGYEKVQLSIESTADEDEKFGVVGALAQLIDREGIDDDLFIIGGDNLIGFDPSEFLDFFEERDGPALAAYDVGSREKAKSYGLVELDGDRVIDFQEKPDHPKSTLVSIACYAFPAESLRFEEYLSGDNNPDEPGWYIDWLQQQEPVSAFTFDDVWFDIGTPDSYFETVEWKLGGGSLIHPDATVENSEIGDTVHVMAGAEVTDSSLERTIVFPDAEVHDCDLDETILGEDVYVEGYNMSGSLIINR, encoded by the coding sequence ATGGACGCGATAGTTCTAGCTGGCGGCTACGCGACACGGCTGTGGCCGATCACTCGGCGTCGGCCAAAGATGCTACTCCCGGTCGGTGAAACGACCGTTATCGACGGCGTTCTCCAGTCACTGGAAGACGACGAGCGAATCGGAACGACGTATCTCAGCACGAACGAGGCCTTCGCCGACGAGTTCGAGGCCCACATCGACGAGATGGGCTACGAAAAGGTCCAACTCTCCATCGAGAGCACGGCGGACGAAGACGAGAAGTTCGGCGTCGTCGGCGCGCTCGCACAACTGATCGACCGCGAAGGTATCGACGACGACCTGTTTATTATCGGCGGGGACAACCTCATCGGCTTCGACCCCTCGGAGTTCCTTGACTTCTTCGAGGAGCGCGACGGGCCGGCACTTGCTGCCTACGACGTAGGCTCGCGGGAGAAAGCCAAATCCTACGGGCTCGTCGAACTCGATGGCGACCGTGTCATCGACTTTCAGGAGAAACCGGACCATCCTAAGAGCACGCTTGTTTCGATTGCCTGCTACGCCTTCCCGGCTGAATCGCTCCGCTTCGAGGAGTACCTCTCGGGCGACAACAACCCCGACGAACCGGGCTGGTACATCGACTGGCTGCAACAGCAGGAGCCGGTGTCCGCGTTCACCTTCGACGATGTCTGGTTCGACATCGGGACGCCAGATTCGTATTTCGAGACCGTCGAGTGGAAACTCGGTGGCGGGTCACTCATCCACCCCGACGCGACCGTCGAGAACTCCGAAATCGGTGACACTGTCCACGTGATGGCCGGGGCGGAAGTGACCGACAGCAGCCTCGAACGGACCATCGTCTTCCCGGACGCCGAGGTCCACGACTGCGACCTCGACGAAACGATCCTCGGCGAGGACGTCTACGTCGAGGGGTACAACATGTCGGGCTCGCTCATCATCAACCGCTGA
- a CDS encoding glycoside hydrolase family 15 protein: MRLSTALNEYKRTRHERFPEERRTVSGSFSGHGDRLVHVGEDGTLKDYSDSLSGLSGIDRSRLGVMLGDETRWFSDLETIRQHYYRETRLVETEYDAGSFTVHQYDLTLGRAHVTHVAMRGAVPQDAKLVAFVTLAPDSSDSGVGSLIHEDAGPDNSRVLEVYHRREHDYLASSTGLDAVAGQRPERLAEILEDSPIEFPRSEPVERRDQTRLTGDFLVTAPLDRSGRSKDTTLVSQLSNHDEVDRETALLDLADCVTEHTTSDDLRQAGRERTRIDVTESMPRSDSIRMDLRVLDLLSSPTGGRIAAPEFDPFYANSGGYGYVWFRDDASVSRHLLEAGDRLDIDTVEMLTESAEFLCDSQLSDGRWPHRVWADTGAIAPGWANARVEHNAESPEYQADQTATVTAFLATLLRTHRSKLDAELTAMVRETIQTAVDTLIEDIAANDLPEPCQNVWEDSIGQFTHTTATFIGAFAAVGRAPMPESVCERSLAAAEQLLDGLDTLWDSDLGVYVMGLTNGTPDHRIDAAGLHLADALQEYDNVERTTLSDQHLTHLADHVSTTLDTLFRNPSESRVAGLARYEGDRWRTGHQDSEKVWTVTTAMGALAAARVGDMLNDRDEGGDAYLDRASDLYELLEEDGPLTTDAGYLAEQAFDDGALDSATPLGWSHALRLHATARLGELNALPTTSAGTEGPSERPTWTTGEKYGVGTVADHDEQDPSRVWFTLTEGALTEARYPQVDLMNLRTLDFLVRCTDETDYAVRTHRENRRTDDSVRRRVEPVDDEALLYRHVFTETGDGQGHEWTLTVDYATDPEHDAIVADVSFSSADDKSYDVFSVADIALTSTITEDRAIRYGQPGSYHLVGRNPRAYTDQTDNDLLVDENGDAYSVAVAMAAAGRFDWATVGAAGSDHLDGLYSDGDLPDPVESIDGTNLVLIGRLDSGTRVRDTVALGFARQADTAAALGEADGALDRGYETVSAEYADSWADFLSDKQLPDSVADDDALANQYRTALMTLLAVEDKTYHGASIASPSVPWGEAVHAEEPKGYGYNFVWSRDLYQVFSVFDAIGSLDIATDQLEYIYEYQQDDAGFIPQNTYVNGTTRWGGEQMDNISFPQVMAYRLAESGVDFEDVEYSYENVRRSAEYVVRHGPETAQERWEEEAGFSPSSIAAEIAGLACAAKIALDTGHEADALVWLALADQWANNVEAWTATETGTERHTNTPYYTRITLDGNPEMGHLRTLANDGPTLDERNIIDGGFLELVRLGIKPDDDETIRNSLVEVDDTISVDTEYAPGFYRYNGDGYGERGRDDQGAPWTVEHKGKGRLWPLLTGERAEYELHRDDPDIPPENALRMMQDVANSGRMIAEQIWDRGHATEYDWEFAEGTGSATPLAWSMAQYVRLAHGISAGEPVETPAFVDDRYRERRAHTPDRSPALRVDTQFRGNELVVSGETTGVCVVVKTPADITYIPVDDREFEVAVDVDPGENQVIVAAADDEDLVTAGTTVWQLNL; the protein is encoded by the coding sequence ATGCGGCTTTCGACAGCGCTCAACGAATACAAACGGACTCGTCATGAGCGCTTTCCAGAGGAGCGCAGGACTGTTTCAGGCTCTTTCTCCGGGCATGGTGATCGACTCGTACACGTCGGCGAAGACGGCACACTGAAGGACTATTCCGATTCGCTCTCCGGGCTCTCCGGTATCGACCGCTCCCGCCTTGGGGTTATGCTTGGAGACGAAACACGGTGGTTCAGTGACTTGGAGACGATCAGACAGCACTACTATCGCGAGACGCGGCTCGTTGAGACCGAATACGACGCGGGATCGTTCACGGTCCACCAGTACGACCTGACGCTGGGACGGGCACACGTCACGCACGTCGCGATGCGCGGAGCCGTGCCTCAGGACGCCAAGCTCGTAGCGTTCGTCACACTGGCTCCCGACAGTAGCGACAGCGGCGTCGGCTCGCTGATTCACGAGGATGCCGGGCCCGACAACTCGCGGGTGCTGGAAGTGTACCACCGACGAGAGCACGATTACCTCGCCTCGTCGACCGGGCTGGACGCTGTCGCCGGACAGCGGCCGGAACGCCTCGCCGAGATACTCGAGGACAGCCCGATCGAGTTCCCGCGGTCGGAGCCGGTCGAGCGACGCGACCAGACTCGACTCACCGGCGACTTCCTCGTGACTGCGCCGCTTGATCGGTCCGGACGCAGCAAGGACACGACCCTGGTCAGTCAGCTCTCGAACCACGACGAGGTCGACCGGGAGACGGCACTGCTCGACCTTGCCGATTGCGTGACGGAGCATACGACGTCTGACGACCTCCGGCAGGCTGGACGGGAACGAACGCGCATCGACGTGACTGAATCCATGCCACGCTCGGACTCGATACGCATGGACCTGCGGGTGCTCGACCTGCTGTCCTCGCCGACCGGCGGTCGCATCGCTGCCCCGGAATTCGACCCGTTTTATGCGAACTCCGGCGGCTACGGGTACGTCTGGTTCCGCGATGACGCCTCGGTCTCCCGGCACCTGCTCGAAGCCGGCGACCGACTCGATATCGATACCGTAGAAATGCTGACTGAGAGCGCAGAGTTCCTCTGTGATAGCCAGCTTTCCGACGGGCGGTGGCCCCACCGCGTCTGGGCCGACACCGGGGCTATCGCGCCGGGGTGGGCCAATGCCAGAGTTGAGCACAACGCGGAATCGCCGGAGTATCAGGCCGACCAGACCGCGACTGTCACTGCCTTCCTCGCGACACTGTTGCGAACACATCGCAGCAAGCTGGACGCCGAACTGACGGCGATGGTTCGGGAAACGATCCAGACAGCCGTCGACACGCTCATTGAAGACATTGCGGCTAACGACCTGCCCGAGCCGTGTCAGAACGTCTGGGAGGACTCAATCGGGCAGTTCACCCATACTACTGCGACGTTCATTGGGGCCTTCGCCGCGGTGGGCCGTGCCCCAATGCCAGAGTCGGTCTGTGAGCGGAGTCTGGCGGCGGCCGAGCAATTGCTCGACGGGCTGGATACGCTCTGGGACAGTGATCTGGGCGTGTACGTGATGGGGCTGACAAACGGAACGCCGGACCACCGCATCGACGCTGCGGGGCTCCACCTCGCGGATGCACTGCAGGAGTACGACAACGTCGAGCGGACGACACTCTCTGACCAGCACCTCACGCACCTGGCCGACCACGTGAGCACGACGCTTGACACGCTGTTCCGGAACCCCTCCGAGAGCCGGGTCGCGGGACTGGCCCGCTACGAGGGCGACCGCTGGCGGACCGGTCATCAGGACAGCGAGAAGGTCTGGACAGTCACGACGGCGATGGGGGCCCTCGCAGCCGCCCGTGTCGGCGACATGCTGAACGACCGCGACGAGGGCGGCGACGCCTACCTTGACCGCGCGAGCGACCTGTACGAACTGCTCGAGGAGGACGGCCCACTCACGACCGACGCTGGCTACCTCGCCGAACAGGCCTTCGACGACGGCGCCCTCGACAGCGCGACGCCGCTTGGCTGGTCGCACGCGTTACGGCTTCACGCGACCGCACGGCTGGGTGAGCTAAACGCGCTCCCCACGACATCGGCCGGGACTGAGGGGCCGAGTGAGCGCCCGACCTGGACGACCGGGGAGAAGTACGGCGTCGGCACCGTCGCCGACCACGACGAGCAGGACCCCTCCCGCGTCTGGTTCACGCTCACCGAGGGCGCACTGACGGAGGCTCGCTACCCGCAGGTGGACCTGATGAACCTGCGGACGCTCGATTTTCTGGTCCGGTGTACGGACGAGACGGATTACGCCGTCCGGACCCATCGCGAGAACCGCCGGACCGACGACAGCGTCAGGCGACGCGTCGAACCCGTCGACGACGAGGCGCTGCTTTATCGCCACGTTTTCACCGAGACCGGCGACGGCCAAGGCCACGAGTGGACGCTCACCGTCGACTACGCGACCGACCCCGAACACGACGCCATCGTCGCCGACGTATCATTCAGCTCAGCGGACGACAAATCCTACGACGTGTTCTCCGTCGCGGACATCGCGCTTACCAGTACGATCACGGAGGACCGCGCCATCAGATACGGCCAGCCCGGGAGCTACCACCTTGTCGGCCGGAACCCCCGCGCCTACACCGACCAGACCGACAACGACCTGCTCGTCGACGAGAACGGTGACGCCTACTCCGTCGCTGTGGCGATGGCCGCGGCCGGGCGCTTCGACTGGGCAACCGTCGGCGCGGCTGGTAGCGACCACCTCGACGGACTGTACTCTGACGGTGACCTCCCGGACCCGGTCGAATCCATCGACGGGACGAACCTCGTCCTCATCGGTCGGCTGGACTCGGGAACCAGAGTCAGGGACACGGTCGCGCTCGGCTTCGCGCGACAGGCTGACACCGCCGCCGCGCTGGGCGAAGCCGACGGTGCGCTCGACCGCGGCTACGAGACGGTCAGTGCCGAGTACGCTGACAGCTGGGCCGACTTCCTGTCGGACAAGCAACTCCCGGACTCGGTCGCTGACGACGACGCGCTGGCGAACCAGTACCGAACCGCGCTGATGACGCTTCTGGCCGTGGAGGACAAGACCTACCACGGAGCGTCTATCGCCTCGCCGTCAGTGCCGTGGGGCGAGGCCGTCCACGCCGAGGAGCCCAAGGGCTACGGCTACAACTTCGTCTGGTCCCGGGACCTGTATCAGGTGTTCAGCGTGTTCGACGCCATCGGGTCGCTGGACATCGCGACGGACCAGCTGGAGTATATCTACGAGTACCAGCAGGACGACGCCGGCTTCATTCCGCAGAACACCTACGTCAACGGGACGACCCGCTGGGGCGGCGAGCAGATGGACAACATCTCGTTCCCGCAGGTGATGGCCTATCGGCTTGCCGAGAGCGGCGTCGACTTCGAGGATGTCGAGTACAGCTACGAGAACGTCCGGCGGTCGGCCGAGTACGTCGTCCGCCATGGCCCTGAGACCGCACAGGAGCGCTGGGAGGAGGAGGCCGGCTTCTCGCCGTCCTCGATTGCGGCCGAAATCGCGGGACTCGCGTGTGCGGCGAAAATCGCCCTCGACACCGGCCACGAGGCCGACGCGCTCGTCTGGCTGGCGCTGGCCGACCAGTGGGCGAACAACGTCGAGGCTTGGACCGCGACCGAGACCGGGACCGAGCGCCACACCAACACGCCCTACTACACGCGGATCACGCTCGACGGGAACCCCGAAATGGGCCACCTCCGGACGCTCGCCAACGACGGTCCGACGCTGGACGAGCGCAACATCATCGACGGCGGCTTCCTCGAACTCGTCCGGCTGGGTATCAAGCCTGACGACGACGAAACGATCCGGAACTCCCTCGTCGAAGTCGACGACACCATCAGCGTCGACACGGAGTACGCGCCCGGGTTCTACCGGTACAACGGCGACGGATACGGCGAACGCGGCCGGGACGACCAGGGCGCGCCGTGGACGGTCGAACACAAGGGGAAGGGCCGCCTCTGGCCGCTACTCACCGGCGAGCGCGCCGAGTACGAACTCCACCGTGACGACCCGGACATCCCCCCGGAGAACGCTCTCCGGATGATGCAGGACGTGGCGAACTCGGGCCGGATGATCGCCGAACAGATCTGGGACCGCGGCCACGCGACCGAGTACGACTGGGAGTTCGCCGAAGGGACCGGCTCGGCGACGCCGCTGGCGTGGTCGATGGCCCAGTACGTGCGGCTGGCTCACGGAATCAGCGCCGGCGAGCCGGTCGAGACGCCCGCGTTCGTCGACGACCGCTACCGGGAGCGGCGGGCGCACACGCCCGACCGCAGCCCCGCGCTCCGCGTCGATACGCAGTTCCGTGGGAACGAGCTGGTCGTCTCCGGCGAGACGACCGGTGTCTGTGTTGTCGTCAAGACGCCAGCCGACATCACATACATTCCCGTTGATGACCGTGAATTCGAGGTCGCAGTCGATGTCGATCCCGGTGAGAACCAAGTAATCGTTGCCGCCGCGGACGACGAAGATCTGGTTACTGCCGGGACAACCGTCTGGCAGCTCAACCTCTAG
- the malA gene encoding alpha-amylase MalA: protein MHHPGPPRFVATGDEVELAPRDPDPSATYTWRLTQAPKESRVSLGDDPVEHLVPDAPGTYVVRLTAPDGEHDLTVRAFPGSLQPSDTHTSGRSGGHSGGVSGERSGSGRSGSGEYTSARDSGGDGGGGQPRLTLRPEIEGDEAVVRADCSPHPEGTETASDLAVEFLLDDRDDIDADAVTRGGTTLRIPLDALPDRARIHAVAVGDHGYSVPDAVEFTRDGNGVETVTSGDGVAASRPYDAPAWAEDAVIYEIYVRTFAGESDDSPFDAIIDRLDYLDSLGVDAIWLTPVLQNDHAPHGYNITDFFEIASDLGTRADYERFIEAAHDRGLKVLFDLVCNHSARTHPYFESAVEGPNADYREWYEWRSDTEPETYFEWEHIANFNFDHLPVRRHLLDAVAQWAELVDGFRCDMAWAVPNSFWREIHDYCKDHDSEFLLLDETIPYIPDFQAGLFDMHFDSTTYAALRQVGGGGDAEAVLSAIEGRAEIGFPEHASFMLYAENHDETRYIVDYGRDAAEAAAGALFTLPGAPLLYAGQEFGQRGRRDDLAWDHADETLRSFVSDLSATRHDQPALSADADLVRIPYEVRDGPSDRVVAYARTTAEDAAVVVLNFSSEPTTVGLPAGTDGTDLVSGEHCGAAGDGDATVSVDSVGVFSAAESDLRQ, encoded by the coding sequence ATGCACCATCCTGGACCGCCGCGGTTCGTGGCGACGGGTGACGAGGTCGAACTCGCGCCCCGCGACCCGGACCCGTCGGCGACCTACACATGGCGACTCACGCAGGCACCGAAAGAATCAAGAGTATCGCTCGGCGACGACCCGGTCGAGCATCTCGTCCCCGATGCGCCGGGCACATACGTCGTCCGACTCACCGCACCCGACGGCGAACACGACCTCACTGTGCGCGCGTTTCCGGGGAGTCTCCAGCCGAGTGACACACACACGTCCGGCCGCTCCGGCGGTCACAGCGGTGGCGTCTCCGGTGAGCGAAGTGGCTCGGGCCGTAGCGGGAGCGGCGAGTACACCTCGGCAAGGGACAGCGGCGGAGACGGCGGCGGCGGCCAGCCGCGCCTGACGCTGCGGCCGGAGATCGAGGGCGACGAGGCCGTGGTTCGGGCAGACTGCAGCCCCCACCCCGAGGGGACCGAGACAGCCAGCGACCTCGCCGTCGAGTTCTTGCTGGACGACCGTGACGACATCGACGCCGACGCGGTGACCCGGGGCGGGACGACTCTCCGGATTCCGCTGGACGCGCTCCCGGACCGCGCTCGTATCCACGCCGTTGCCGTCGGAGACCACGGCTACAGCGTGCCCGACGCCGTCGAGTTCACTCGCGACGGGAACGGCGTCGAGACAGTGACGAGCGGCGACGGGGTCGCTGCCAGTCGACCGTACGACGCGCCGGCCTGGGCTGAGGACGCTGTCATCTACGAGATCTACGTCCGCACATTCGCCGGCGAGAGCGACGACTCGCCGTTCGACGCGATTATCGACCGTTTGGACTATCTCGACTCGCTCGGCGTCGACGCCATCTGGCTCACGCCGGTGTTACAGAACGACCACGCGCCCCACGGCTACAACATCACTGACTTCTTCGAAATCGCGTCGGATCTGGGCACCCGCGCGGACTACGAGCGGTTCATCGAGGCGGCCCACGACCGCGGGCTCAAGGTGCTGTTCGACCTCGTCTGTAATCACTCGGCGCGGACCCACCCCTACTTCGAGTCCGCCGTTGAAGGGCCAAACGCCGACTATCGGGAGTGGTACGAGTGGCGAAGTGACACCGAACCAGAGACGTACTTCGAGTGGGAGCATATCGCGAACTTCAACTTCGATCACCTGCCGGTCCGCCGGCACCTGCTCGATGCGGTTGCCCAGTGGGCTGAACTGGTCGACGGGTTCCGCTGTGACATGGCCTGGGCCGTCCCGAACAGCTTCTGGCGTGAGATCCACGATTACTGCAAGGACCACGACAGCGAGTTCTTACTACTGGACGAGACCATCCCGTACATCCCCGACTTCCAGGCCGGGCTGTTCGATATGCACTTCGACTCGACGACCTACGCCGCGCTCCGGCAGGTCGGCGGCGGCGGCGATGCCGAGGCTGTCCTCAGTGCCATCGAGGGTCGGGCGGAGATCGGCTTCCCCGAGCACGCGTCGTTCATGCTGTACGCTGAGAACCACGACGAAACTCGCTATATCGTCGATTACGGACGGGACGCCGCCGAGGCTGCCGCGGGGGCGCTGTTCACGCTCCCGGGCGCACCGTTGCTGTACGCCGGTCAGGAGTTCGGCCAGCGCGGCCGGCGCGACGACCTTGCGTGGGACCACGCCGACGAGACGCTCCGGTCGTTTGTCAGCGATCTTTCGGCAACCAGACACGACCAGCCGGCGCTGTCGGCGGATGCTGACCTCGTCCGAATCCCGTACGAGGTCCGAGACGGGCCGTCCGACCGCGTCGTCGCGTACGCACGAACGACTGCAGAGGACGCGGCTGTCGTAGTGCTCAACTTTAGCAGCGAGCCGACGACGGTTGGGCTACCGGCCGGAACTGACGGTACCGACCTCGTTTCCGGGGAGCACTGTGGCGCTGCTGGCGACGGGGATGCGACCGTTTCAGTCGATAGTGTTGGCGTGTTTTCGGCTGCCGAGAGCGACCTGCGCCAGTAA
- a CDS encoding IclR family transcriptional regulator — protein sequence MTQAKTDSVRATQTSLAVLSGIKDLGGSATLVELADSLEPAKSTIYKHLVTLEDEGLVVERDGEYRIGLRWLEFGGMAQRYDGIYEVAKPEVRRMAVETGELANLMIEEQGYGIYIHTTSGDQAVALDTRLGKRIHLHKTAIGKALLSSFDDDRVTEIIDTRGLPAETDNTITDRETLFAELETIRERGVADDTEERVDGTGCVGVPIDTGDRREAAISITAPINRLQSPGRKAQLIDTVQQAANVIEVNLAHE from the coding sequence ATGACACAGGCAAAAACGGACTCGGTCCGGGCGACGCAGACTTCGCTGGCGGTACTCTCGGGTATCAAAGACCTCGGTGGGAGTGCGACGCTGGTCGAACTCGCTGACTCGCTGGAGCCGGCCAAGAGCACGATATACAAACACTTGGTGACGCTGGAAGACGAGGGACTGGTCGTCGAACGGGACGGCGAGTACCGAATCGGGCTCCGGTGGCTAGAGTTCGGCGGCATGGCACAGCGCTACGACGGCATCTACGAGGTCGCAAAGCCCGAGGTTAGACGGATGGCCGTTGAGACCGGCGAACTGGCGAACCTGATGATCGAAGAGCAGGGCTACGGCATCTACATCCACACGACCAGCGGCGACCAGGCAGTCGCACTCGATACGCGCCTCGGGAAGCGGATTCACCTCCACAAGACCGCCATCGGCAAAGCGCTCTTGTCGAGTTTCGACGACGACCGGGTCACGGAAATCATCGATACCCGTGGGCTGCCGGCCGAGACGGACAACACCATCACAGACCGCGAGACGCTGTTCGCGGAACTGGAGACGATCCGAGAACGCGGCGTCGCCGACGACACCGAAGAGCGGGTCGACGGGACCGGCTGTGTCGGGGTTCCCATCGATACCGGCGACCGCCGCGAGGCCGCCATCAGCATCACCGCACCAATCAACCGGTTGCAGTCGCCGGGCCGCAAGGCACAGCTCATTGACACGGTGCAACAGGCTGCTAACGTCATTGAGGTCAACCTGGCTCACGAGTAA
- the aceB gene encoding malate synthase AceB: MSVTRHYDREFVRTFFTSPTAVDGEEDSAKMLRSAGQLRGLQAPDVWVPDNEDATAPNMRAEGVENIIDVVANQGAEFPGEIHPRVVWHRESPSTRYQGFQQMLEITDPENGAVEHIDGFVIPEVGDIDDWKKADEFFTIIENEHGLEEGSLSMSVIVESGEAELAMGDLRDEMGKPSNNLERMFLLVDGEVDYTKDMRAMTPTGELPPWPELRHNTSRGASAAGLIAVDGPYDDIRDVEGYRERMQDNRAKGMTGIWSLTPGQVVEANTAPLPPKTGSWLLEASGQEVELEAQDGKQVYDGDDLSLEAVGDGGYVLQAGGERLELDDDELTEELLDRTAYIPSMNDIVDSMEEFEAAKEAGKGAIAMTQAATLVINGVEVDISKDRMWDEATYQAAQTPITLFQDVYEHRPDQHEELEEMYGADIVERATAVGN; the protein is encoded by the coding sequence ATGAGTGTGACGCGACACTACGACCGCGAGTTCGTCAGAACGTTCTTTACCTCGCCGACAGCGGTGGACGGTGAGGAGGATTCCGCGAAGATGCTGCGAAGCGCCGGCCAGCTCCGCGGCCTGCAGGCCCCGGATGTCTGGGTCCCGGACAACGAAGACGCGACGGCACCGAACATGCGCGCTGAGGGTGTCGAGAACATCATCGACGTCGTCGCCAACCAGGGCGCTGAGTTCCCCGGCGAAATCCACCCACGCGTGGTCTGGCACCGCGAGTCGCCGTCGACCCGCTATCAGGGCTTCCAGCAGATGCTCGAAATCACTGATCCCGAAAACGGCGCGGTCGAGCACATCGACGGTTTCGTGATTCCGGAGGTTGGTGACATCGACGACTGGAAGAAAGCCGACGAGTTCTTCACCATCATCGAGAACGAACACGGGCTCGAAGAGGGGAGCCTCTCCATGTCGGTCATCGTCGAGAGCGGCGAAGCCGAACTGGCGATGGGCGACCTGCGAGACGAGATGGGCAAGCCCTCGAACAACCTCGAACGCATGTTCCTGCTCGTCGACGGCGAGGTCGACTACACGAAGGACATGCGCGCGATGACGCCCACCGGGGAACTCCCGCCGTGGCCCGAACTGCGCCACAACACCTCCCGGGGTGCCAGCGCCGCGGGTCTCATCGCCGTCGACGGCCCGTACGACGATATCCGGGACGTCGAGGGGTACCGCGAACGGATGCAGGACAACCGTGCGAAGGGGATGACCGGCATCTGGTCGCTGACGCCGGGCCAGGTCGTGGAGGCGAACACGGCTCCGCTCCCGCCGAAGACTGGGAGCTGGCTCCTCGAAGCCAGCGGTCAGGAGGTCGAACTCGAGGCACAGGACGGCAAGCAGGTGTACGACGGCGACGACCTCTCGCTTGAGGCGGTCGGCGACGGCGGCTACGTCCTGCAAGCAGGTGGTGAGCGACTCGAACTGGACGACGACGAACTCACCGAGGAATTGCTCGACCGCACCGCCTACATCCCCAGCATGAACGACATCGTCGACTCGATGGAGGAGTTCGAGGCCGCAAAGGAGGCCGGCAAGGGAGCTATCGCGATGACCCAGGCCGCCACGCTGGTCATCAACGGCGTCGAAGTCGACATCAGCAAAGACCGGATGTGGGACGAAGCGACCTATCAGGCTGCCCAGACGCCCATCACGCTGTTCCAGGACGTGTACGAGCACCGGCCGGACCAGCACGAGGAACTAGAGGAGATGTACGGCGCTGACATCGTCGAACGCGCCACGGCTGTCGGGAACTGA
- a CDS encoding VOC family protein, producing MASASILHMCLNVADATESIAFYEQFGFEESWQFTTPDGETTNYYVTDDDGVELQLSETNGETSFEMGSGWDHLALGVDDVDATVERIDHHGVVKEPGPQPEAGAYTAFVADPDGHHVELIEPLED from the coding sequence ATGGCCAGTGCAAGCATACTTCACATGTGCCTGAACGTCGCCGACGCCACAGAATCGATCGCGTTCTACGAGCAGTTCGGCTTCGAGGAGTCCTGGCAGTTCACCACGCCGGACGGGGAGACGACGAACTACTACGTAACCGACGACGATGGTGTCGAACTGCAACTATCGGAAACGAACGGGGAGACGAGCTTCGAGATGGGGTCCGGCTGGGACCACCTCGCACTCGGCGTGGACGACGTCGACGCGACGGTCGAGCGAATCGACCACCACGGTGTCGTCAAAGAGCCAGGTCCACAGCCGGAAGCCGGTGCGTACACGGCCTTCGTCGCTGACCCCGACGGCCATCACGTCGAACTCATCGAACCGCTGGAAGACTGA